Genomic segment of Xenopus laevis strain J_2021 chromosome 4S, Xenopus_laevis_v10.1, whole genome shotgun sequence:
gatattggccggctcttttcccaccacaCACGCACCGAAtttcgtacgaaaatttgttccGTACACAATTATCTGTGCTTCTATGTCACTTTTAGGCAGAGCAATATGGTTCCTGACATACCTGTGAACAGAACCAACTCTGCTAGCAACAACTTTTGATATATGTTCAGCCAGTTCATCACTTACTCCAAAATGCAAAGAAATGAAAACATTCTGAACCATCAAACTGttcacaaaataaaaattctctTGCTTGCAGGAGCTTGAAGTGTAACATTTTACCAACCACTTGTGGTCAGCACCTGGATCCAATGGAAATGTCAGTGCACGTCTCAAGTAGTATTTAGCAGAATCGCATTTACTCAGTACTATGTGCCTCTTCTATTAACTCAAGTTGCCATTGTTTCTTTTAGACCTAAACAAAATGACTATAAAGAATATCAGCAGCATCCAAAACGGTGTTTACATGTTTGTCAAGCAATAGTCCTTAAACAATCGAGCACTTAAATGAGTTATCTGGAAAATGTTGCCGATTTCTAGAGTGCCCCATAACAGCATTGCCTTTTCCTCAAATCAGCAGAAAAACACCATATGTGTTTACTTCCCTTTGAAAACTGTTTGGGAAGTtacaaaatatttctgcaaactGAGCTTGTCAATTTCTCTTTCAGTTCCTTAATTAGGTTTCTTACTGGGCGGAGGTTCATATTTGGTTAAGATGTGGCTGTATTATACACTCCATTTCTTCATACCTAGGAAGAGCTGCTCTTTAAATGTTGGGTCTGCAAAGGCTTCACATGGTACTCATAGATTTTGAGTGCAGGGCCTAATTTTAATGAAAGTCCAGTCAAAACATCATTTCTTGTCATAAGCAATAAAGACTTTCCATCAATCtcctataaaacaaaataaagaaacaaacaaaacagtCTAATCACAATGTAACAAAGTGACTGCTTGTCAATTAAATTGATATTGCTGTACAGCACGGAATCCATCTATTAATTGACAGCACATTTTACATaaacgtaaaaaaaaactgtgcaattTGTAGAAAAAGTTCTTCCTTGGGGGACAATTAATTAATGAAAGCCATTACAAGGCTTTTCATCTATTTTCCTATCATGAtttcttgaaaaataaataaaaaactgggatggtattaatttattaaatgggttgttcaccttccaaacacttttccaaaatctaagtttaaagttgaatgttcctgtctctgatgtttcagtctggcaactcaataattcaggggcagattctgaattgttacaattttacaacatggaattaatacatttctcagcagcatctgtggagtattagcaactattgtatcaattttacagctgcctttaatgaaacccagggattctgctcagcagggacaaagagaagaaatgtcaactaaatgtatgcacagtttagagggtcggcgaccccccctcccagagctgctttagaaggtgaaaatgacactttacacttcaatattagaaaaatggtcacaaatacaaaatagaaattaattggaaaaggtcattatttctggtgatctatctgaaaccaattagttgtttgaaggtgaacaacccctttaagcaatgatTTAATAAAGAGATTTTAGATTAGAAACTGACACAATAATGTTACAGGAAAATGAAGACCTTACATCTTTGGTTAAATGGTGTTACAGCCCTAACATTAACCTGTCTCAGAGTATAATATACATTGCAAAGTGATGCTTCCAACCATATAATAACTATATGCAATCTTTAAATGATAGTCATTCTCATGGGACAATAATTCCTCTATGGCAAGGAGAGCAGCACTGTGATTATGGTACAATTGTATTCAGAGAATTTCACATTCGTGACCATTCTGAATTACACATTCTGATTGACTGGTCACTAGGCAAAGCATCTATAGAGGTGCGGAATCTATatactatagagcagtgatccccaaccagtcgatgttgcctcaaagcagatgcttatttttgaattcctagtttagaggcaaggtttggttgcataaaaaccaagtgtactgccaaacagaatctcctgtaggctgccagtccacataggggctaccaatagtcacaACCCATAATTTAACCTCAGGGCTTTCTGCATGCTTGTTTTGTTCCCTGCTGTAGAGCAACCCAGTTGGCTAATTAAAAgttacatacaggtataggatctgttatctggagacctgtcatccagaaagctccaaattatggaaaggccgtctcccattgaatccattttatgcaaataatccaaattttttaaaacaatttcttttttctctgtaataacagtacttgatacaaactaagatataattaatcattattagaagtaaaaccagcctattgggcttatttaatgtttgcattattttctggtagacgtaaggtatgaagatccaaattatggaaagatccattatttgaaaaACCCCAAGCCCCATATATTCTcaatgacaggtcccatacctgtattacctatAACAAAAGTATTCTGGGATACAGCTATCAACCACCTAAGTCAGGTTGTGGCCCAGGTTCTCAAGCTCTGAGTGCTTCACTTTGGTTTGGACTGATGATCCCTCTGTGACAAAGGCTGAAGCAGTTGTGACTCCCCATTGGACTGTGGTGGTTATGGTGTAGCTGCCATAAACCATAAACATACAGTAGGGAGGTAAATGCCAAAAAGTCTGTGACAGTATATTTTTATGTGCTAAAACCTTTGTATTAGCCTTCTTGTGTACAGTGGCGATGATTTTTGTTGTCACTTGTCTAGCTGCATTAAAATAATGAGTGCTATACTATAGCTATGGAAATCTGATGCAAGGAAACCTTTGAGTGACATCATGTGGCCacataaaaaaatgacagttaATAATTCCAAACAATGAGAACGTCAAGTTCTAAGCGGCCATTTCCATGTACCTGTTCTTTAAATGCACTTGCTTGTTCTTCAAATCCTGCAGCTTTGAAATAATTTACAACATCATCCACAGCCCAGTGAGCTGGATCGGGCGGTCTCCCATTCTCCACTGAGCTGTAATACATAAAAGCAGTATCACAAAATGTTCTATAACtcaacaaaataaacttttttttataaaagtgagATCTTCATATGCATTTGCGTGTACTGTACAGAAATAAATGATATTACTTCATCTGATGGATTACTATAAATCTACACTTTTGATTGCAGCAGTCAATACAGTTATCTCCTTACTAATTTGCTGTGATCATTCATATAACCAGAAGGTGAAATTAATTCCTACCCTCATTTCCCAATTTACCTGCTGATTACTAGACATTGTGGTGTGTTTACCTccagccactagagggcttcAGTCGATAATAATAAGTGTTTATGTAGTTCTTATCATCAGactcttgttggttcaggaactgATATACAGCCATGAGGCTCCACTGATGTGAACTATCACTACTCTGAATAAAAGTCTGATGATAAGAACTATCTATGTAGTCTAAGGGAGATAGCcctcctgtaatttagagctttcaggGTAACGTGAACCTTAATTGGTCTGTGACTAAGTAGGCCCAAgtatcacatttttatacaacatttttatgacattttctgTTACCCACCCAAAAATGTGTGTTAAATACATGCAATTAAGTATAATGTGCAATTTCGTTGATGTTTATAGCTACAATCTTTGCTGCACCAGTGTCCACCAATAAAAAAGGAGATTTACAGATAACAGTAGAGGTTATGATCACTGGCAAATCACTAGACAGGGTTACAAAACAGGCAGCAGTCACAGGTCGAAAACAAGTGAAATAAAATGACAGCTAACATATATttgaaaagagaaatatatttattctattcTATAGTGTggcatttccataaaaaaaatttctacacaagttcctttaaatatatgcacTGGTTATTCTGCAGAGGTAACTAGCTCTGATAAATAGGGACAGAAAATCGAACACCATCCCCCTAAAGgcctaattaaaataaaatagtaaaattagGGTTTGTTTCCTGCAGTCTGGGCAGCGGTGTTTGGGGCCGATGGGTAATGCTCAGGGGATGAGGTAGTGAAATATTGTGGGCGGTCTTATGGGATCTGGGGGCAGGACTATGACAAGTGCATATATTACACCCAAAACTCTCACTTCTCAAGtgccaattgaaaaaaaagtgactattatatatgtgcatataAAGGATATAATCTATCCCTGGGTCATGAATGTAGGCTGTTGTAGTTACACAGCACCAAAACTTCCCAGATGTTCTATTACACTCATTATACTCATAACCCTGTTAATTGGAAATACGCTTTATCCCTGATATGATTGTTAAAgggatatattgtatatacacaggtatattaaagtaatttttttggtgttgtgcaactacaaaaATTTACCCTAGAAAAAAAGGAGCATTTTGGATGCAATATATGGCACTTTGAAACACAAGGCAATATGTTGATGCATGGATTGCTAAAGTGTTAACACtaaatattacacacacacacttgttttTCTTTACTGTATAATGCCTGCACTTGCTAGTGagcttttttccccacaaacctGCAAAGCTGGGTCAGAGTTGTTTCGATTTATATCCATATATATGTACAAATCATGGTACAACACAGATCTCAATATGCACACATATAGAATACCTCTTGCTACAGATTTCTACCACTTACTTTTTAACATCCACAGCACCGTTCTCCTTGCTCTCCATAATCCCTGTAACCATGGGCATGCTGGAGATTTCTTTGGTTTCTACAATGAGCAAAGAAGATTAAAAACACACACCTCTGAAACAgccattaaataaattataaatatgtcCCCCACCTCAACCGATGTTATAATTCAGActgctgaacattttttttacaatgagcaGATGGTTATCCGCGCCTGACAGCATGGGATCGTGACTGCAATATTAATACCTCCAGTGTTGCAATTATTTGGGAGGCTAAAGGATCTTAAAAGAGGATTTTTGCAGCCCCTGAACAAAAAAGGCATCAAAATCATATTGAGTAGAATGATCACAATTTAAATTGCTGTATTTTTTAATCCCTGTATACTTTTCagtaaatgttttttccactatttcttttgaagatataataaaaatacattttctcttgaTTAATCGTATTCATCTGTATTTTTATGAATGGTTTATGCAGCACTGCAGATGAGGTGCACCAAATGAATGCAGCATAACGTGTGCTCTTACCTTCTTACTTCTATCTCTTCCTATCAGCTGGGGAAAgaaactttaaattaaaatattaaacgtGTCACACTCCATACTGTCATctataaaataatcataaaataatCCTTTCTCCTGTCACATGGTAGCACAGTAGCTTGCAAGTTCCAAACATCAGTAAACTGactattttacaaaatgcaaaaaaaaagaaatttaaaaaaatcccaaaatgctAAGAGCTAAGTGGCCTGCCCGTAGAGTTCAGTAATGAGATACAATTTGATACACGGAAACAAGAGCAGGCAGGCTGCAAGCTACAGTGACGTAGGGAACTCATACACTAAGTGCCTCCCGCTTAATGGCTGACATCTTAAAGATACAGAACACAATGTACAGTTAGTATACCTATTGCACTGACATCTGCCATTCACACATGCTACATCATTCCTAACATCCTCTTTAACATTACAGTATTTGCCACTTTAAACAATAGTCTATATTATTCTGCTCATGAAGAATGATTGaaaataaaggcatttaatgTAATGACAACAAAATCTACGATTACAATCATAACCTTTGCTTCTTCTATAACATCAGTGCAGGAACAGAA
This window contains:
- the samd13.S gene encoding sterile alpha motif domain-containing protein 13 yields the protein MPMVTGIMESKENGAVDVKNSVENGRPPDPAHWAVDDVVNYFKAAGFEEQASAFKEQEIDGKSLLLMTRNDVLTGLSLKLGPALKIYEYHVKPLQTQHLKSSSS